A single Cellulomonas sp. SLBN-39 DNA region contains:
- a CDS encoding MarR family transcriptional regulator, translating to MTGTPGTTDAPALPADEAGGATGPTPPGRPARSSWTFLTNHAHVLLTVAREPDVRVADLAARVGITARAALLVLRDLEDAGYLRRERVGRRTRYRVQEHRPLRHPNEASHEVDELIAVFTDRQDDGVRGG from the coding sequence GTGACCGGCACGCCCGGGACGACCGACGCCCCCGCCCTCCCGGCCGACGAGGCCGGCGGGGCGACGGGGCCGACGCCGCCCGGGCGTCCGGCACGGTCCTCGTGGACCTTCCTGACCAACCACGCGCACGTCCTGCTCACGGTCGCCCGCGAGCCGGACGTGCGCGTGGCCGACCTCGCGGCCCGGGTCGGCATCACGGCCCGCGCCGCGCTGCTGGTGCTGCGCGACCTCGAGGACGCCGGCTACCTGCGCCGCGAGCGGGTCGGGCGCCGGACCCGGTACCGGGTGCAGGAGCACCGGCCGCTGCGGCACCCGAACGAGGCGTCGCACGAGGTGGACGAGCTGATCGCCGTCTTCACGGACCGACAGGACGACGGCGTCCGCGGGGGGTAG
- a CDS encoding ACT domain-containing protein produces MTEDDVRWVGYVRADHRTGSVAALAAVFATRGVNVDSMATGDVHDDAGLIVVTFRAGDRRARLLARTVERLPQVRSVLVRRAEDLGVRAAAVVHLPAGVTFVPPARAAVRWSGETGHGEPLLVEGPLVDVELTVEAARAAGATRDATVIQPPYG; encoded by the coding sequence ATGACCGAGGACGACGTCCGCTGGGTCGGCTACGTGCGCGCGGACCACCGCACGGGCAGCGTCGCGGCGCTCGCGGCGGTGTTCGCGACGCGTGGCGTGAACGTGGACTCCATGGCGACCGGCGACGTGCACGACGACGCGGGGCTGATCGTGGTGACGTTCCGCGCGGGGGACCGCCGGGCGCGGCTGCTGGCCCGCACGGTCGAGCGCCTGCCCCAGGTGCGGTCGGTGCTGGTGCGGCGCGCGGAGGACCTGGGTGTGCGCGCCGCCGCGGTGGTGCACCTGCCGGCCGGCGTGACGTTCGTGCCGCCCGCGCGGGCGGCGGTGCGGTGGTCGGGGGAGACGGGGCACGGCGAGCCGCTGCTGGTCGAGGGGCCGCTGGTCGACGTCGAGCTCACGGTCGAGGCCGCGCGGGCCGCGGGGGCGACGCGTGACGCGACGGTCATCCAGCCGCCGTACGGCTGA
- a CDS encoding endo-1,4-beta-xylanase → MTNPDLRARRRRLGAFVGGLAATTLAVTLALPAAAAGSTLQAAAGESGRYFGTAIAASRLSDSTYSTIANREFNMITAENEMKMDATEPSQGQFSYTQGDRIVNWARQNGKQVRGHALAWHSQQPGWMQNMSGTALRNAMLNHVTQVATYYRGKIHSWDVVNEAFADGSSGARRDSNLQRTGNDWIEAAFRAARAADPNAKLCYNDYNTDNWAHAKTQAVYTMVRDFKSRGVPIDCVGFQAHFNSGNPVPSNYHTTLQNFAALGVDVQITELDIEGSGSSQAQQYQGIVQACLSVARCTGITVWGVRDTDSWRASGTPLLFDGSGNKKAAYTSVLNALNAGGTTNPNPTPTPTPGPTTPPPTGGGSCTATYSEGEKWGDRFNGVVTIRANSAISSWRSTVTVRSPQKIIATWSGTPSWDSTGNVMTMVPNGNGALAAGQTVQFGFTVQHNGNWTWPSVTCSAS, encoded by the coding sequence ATGACGAACCCCGACCTGAGGGCCCGACGTCGCCGGCTGGGCGCGTTCGTGGGCGGCCTGGCCGCGACCACGTTGGCCGTGACCCTGGCGTTGCCGGCCGCTGCTGCGGGCAGCACGCTGCAGGCCGCTGCGGGCGAGAGCGGGCGGTACTTCGGCACCGCGATCGCGGCGAGCCGGCTGTCGGACTCGACGTACTCGACGATCGCGAACCGTGAGTTCAACATGATCACGGCCGAGAACGAGATGAAGATGGACGCGACCGAGCCGTCCCAGGGGCAGTTCAGCTACACCCAGGGCGACCGGATCGTGAACTGGGCCCGCCAGAACGGCAAGCAGGTGCGCGGGCACGCGCTGGCGTGGCACTCCCAGCAGCCGGGCTGGATGCAGAACATGTCCGGCACCGCGCTGCGCAACGCGATGCTCAACCACGTCACCCAGGTCGCCACGTACTACCGGGGCAAGATCCACTCCTGGGACGTGGTGAACGAGGCCTTCGCCGACGGGTCCTCCGGTGCCCGGCGTGACTCGAACCTGCAGCGCACGGGCAACGACTGGATCGAGGCCGCGTTCCGCGCCGCCCGCGCCGCCGACCCGAACGCCAAGCTCTGCTACAACGACTACAACACCGACAACTGGGCGCACGCCAAGACGCAGGCCGTCTACACCATGGTCCGGGACTTCAAGTCCCGGGGCGTCCCGATCGACTGCGTCGGCTTCCAGGCGCACTTCAACTCGGGCAACCCCGTGCCGTCGAACTACCACACGACGCTGCAGAACTTCGCGGCGCTGGGTGTCGACGTGCAGATCACCGAGCTCGACATCGAGGGCTCCGGCTCCTCGCAGGCGCAGCAGTACCAGGGCATCGTCCAGGCGTGCCTGTCCGTGGCCCGCTGCACGGGCATCACGGTCTGGGGCGTGCGGGACACCGACTCGTGGCGCGCCTCGGGCACCCCGCTGCTCTTCGACGGCTCGGGCAACAAGAAGGCCGCCTACACCAGCGTCCTGAACGCCCTGAACGCGGGCGGCACCACCAACCCGAACCCCACCCCGACGCCGACGCCGGGCCCGACGACGCCGCCGCCCACCGGCGGCGGGAGCTGCACCGCGACGTACTCCGAGGGCGAGAAGTGGGGCGACCGGTTCAACGGCGTCGTCACGATCCGCGCGAACTCGGCCATCTCCAGCTGGCGCTCGACCGTCACGGTGCGCTCGCCGCAGAAGATCATCGCGACCTGGAGCGGCACGCCGTCGTGGGACTCCACCGGCAACGTGATGACCATGGTGCCCAACGGCAACGGTGCGCTGGCCGCGGGCCAGACGGTGCAGTTCGGCTTCACCGTGCAGCACAACGGCAACTGGACGTGGCCGTCGGTGACCTGCTCGGCCTCCTGA